A single genomic interval of Chitinophaga sp. 180180018-3 harbors:
- a CDS encoding serine hydrolase domain-containing protein, with product MKRIILIALLLLSISLQAQDTRAKLTKLINDFKAKYPSNGLSIGVIRDDSIYYFSVGNTGNIPITEHTVFEIGSLTKSFTGLLLGLEIEKKHIDKNSFIDSYLPQGVHLRPGIRRKIKMTDLGSHQSGLPNFNDDQYIMALFKKDPEQPFRSASKAYLFQVLEKTDTLVNHGTYAYNNYAVALLGQLLAIRSHQTYAALLKHAVLEPMHLKNTTLNDPAQGASVAGRFDDKGDVKPAMIINAMTPAGGLHSNAIDMINFLRKQLSPSNDQMGKAIKMSQQTFYRDKELSVGLGWEMQNGMIEKTGDTWGNSSMLSFDPEKHVGVVVLSDHRDAQLVQDITVAIWKEIK from the coding sequence ATGAAGAGAATAATACTGATTGCGTTGTTGTTGCTCAGCATAAGCCTGCAAGCGCAGGACACCAGGGCTAAATTGACAAAACTGATCAATGATTTCAAAGCAAAATATCCTTCAAATGGACTCAGCATCGGCGTAATCCGCGATGACAGCATCTATTATTTTTCGGTCGGCAACACAGGAAATATTCCGATTACTGAACACACTGTTTTTGAAATAGGCTCGCTTACGAAATCATTCACAGGGCTGTTGCTGGGCCTGGAAATTGAAAAGAAACATATTGATAAAAATAGCTTTATCGACAGCTATTTACCGCAGGGAGTTCATTTGCGGCCGGGGATAAGGCGGAAGATTAAAATGACAGACTTAGGGTCTCATCAATCCGGGTTACCTAATTTCAATGATGACCAGTATATCATGGCGCTGTTCAAAAAAGATCCTGAACAGCCTTTCAGAAGCGCCAGCAAGGCTTATTTGTTCCAGGTACTGGAGAAAACTGATACTTTGGTGAATCATGGAACGTACGCTTATAATAATTATGCTGTTGCGTTACTTGGACAACTTTTGGCGATACGTTCTCACCAAACATATGCCGCGCTGCTGAAACACGCTGTTCTTGAGCCGATGCATCTGAAGAACACAACGTTAAATGACCCGGCCCAGGGAGCGTCGGTAGCCGGGCGTTTTGATGACAAAGGGGACGTTAAACCCGCGATGATCATCAATGCCATGACACCGGCAGGTGGTCTTCATTCAAACGCGATTGATATGATCAACTTCCTGAGAAAACAGTTATCCCCATCTAATGATCAGATGGGGAAGGCCATTAAAATGTCGCAGCAAACTTTTTATCGTGATAAGGAGTTGAGTGTAGGGTTGGGATGGGAGATGCAAAACGGAATGATTGAAAAAACAGGAGATACATGGGGTAACTCCAGCATGCTGAGCTTTGATCCGGAGAAACATGTGGGTGTTGTTGTACTTTCGGATCATCGGGATGCTCAGCTGGTGCAGGATATTACTGTTGCTATTTGGAAGGAAATAAAATAA
- a CDS encoding FecR domain-containing protein, whose amino-acid sequence MNISQQLIDKFLSNQCSAEEADFVVHYFEEHPEALEEYINEEEWQHFKNTAQLPVDTEQEMWREVKRRAFPASGIRRMGWVRAAAAVMLLLAAGSTWWILKQTQHNSLPVVALQQPAALPLIHTITNTTHKSRLLQLEDGSEVTLLPNSILQYQQPFGAAQRQLQLTGKAFFKVAQDQQKPFVVTAGGLTTTVLGTSFWITAYDSTAQVQVQLISGRVVVKKDTANAGHSFSPVYLSAGQQLVFNQQNEKAIVSAISVHNNRVGNRQSNQADGPSKLVFSQTPLIAVIRQLQEKYHVTIAFDSAQIHHIKFSGAYTTGEDVGDILKTIVLVNDLKLTKTASGYRINQ is encoded by the coding sequence ATGAATATATCGCAGCAATTAATAGACAAATTTCTGAGTAACCAATGTAGTGCGGAGGAAGCAGATTTTGTAGTACATTATTTTGAAGAGCATCCGGAGGCATTGGAAGAATATATAAACGAAGAGGAGTGGCAGCATTTTAAAAATACTGCGCAATTACCCGTGGATACTGAACAGGAAATGTGGCGCGAAGTAAAACGACGAGCCTTCCCGGCTTCCGGTATACGCAGGATGGGGTGGGTGCGTGCCGCAGCAGCGGTAATGTTATTGCTGGCTGCAGGCAGCACCTGGTGGATATTAAAACAGACACAGCACAACTCCCTGCCGGTAGTAGCTTTACAACAACCGGCAGCATTGCCTTTAATACATACCATTACCAATACCACACATAAAAGCAGGCTATTGCAACTGGAAGATGGTTCAGAAGTAACGCTGTTGCCCAATAGTATCCTGCAATATCAGCAGCCTTTTGGAGCCGCTCAAAGACAGCTGCAACTAACCGGGAAGGCGTTTTTCAAAGTTGCGCAAGACCAGCAAAAACCTTTTGTAGTAACGGCCGGCGGCCTCACCACTACCGTGCTTGGCACCTCTTTCTGGATCACTGCTTATGACAGTACTGCACAGGTGCAGGTGCAATTGATCAGTGGACGGGTGGTCGTAAAAAAAGATACCGCCAATGCAGGGCATTCGTTTAGCCCTGTTTACCTGTCGGCAGGACAACAACTGGTATTCAATCAGCAAAATGAAAAAGCTATAGTGTCTGCAATATCTGTTCATAACAATAGAGTCGGCAACAGACAGTCCAATCAGGCAGATGGCCCATCCAAACTGGTGTTCAGCCAAACGCCTTTAATTGCGGTCATACGGCAATTACAGGAAAAATATCATGTTACCATTGCGTTTGATAGCGCGCAAATCCATCATATAAAATTCTCCGGCGCTTATACTACCGGGGAAGATGTAGGAGATATCCTTAAAACAATTGTACTGGTAAATGATCTTAAATTAACAAAAACAGCTTCCGGCTACCGTATAAACCAATAA
- a CDS encoding DNA/RNA non-specific endonuclease produces MKKITSVLLYVTIVSVIFSACTKKDIVTPEPIPKTAKMGVLITAKQLLSEDFEQGTKRFYAAGDVALGSGTWNLSDALLGTLDNDRKEGATSVRVRNNGIVSMKFDVNTTGKITISVKHAVYGTDDSGNWELWASADRGASYSRIGQTITSSSTELQVATFAYTASGTVRFDIRKTDGGVNRINFDTFIITADGDTTGGGGGPVPGDNDNILLGNPSDAAPSIVLINNYLMDKVYFKLSYSRDKGEPNWVCWHLQDTDLGDISRSNDFRADVTLPDGWYQVSNSSYRGSGFDRGHNCPSGDRTADATANSTTFLMTNMIPQAPNNNRHVWANLENYTRSLVREGNETYVIMGSYGTGGSGSNGSAGNVDNGRVNVPSNIWKVIVVLPKGDNDLARITTSTRVIAVNTPNDNSVSSDWKSYLTTINDIEAATSYRLLSNVPANIASVLKAKLDSGQ; encoded by the coding sequence ATGAAAAAAATCACTAGTGTACTACTGTACGTTACAATCGTTTCAGTAATTTTTTCCGCTTGTACCAAGAAAGATATAGTGACACCCGAACCGATACCCAAAACAGCAAAGATGGGTGTGCTCATCACAGCAAAGCAGCTTTTGTCTGAAGATTTTGAACAGGGTACTAAACGCTTTTATGCTGCAGGCGATGTAGCGCTTGGCAGTGGCACCTGGAACCTTTCTGATGCACTACTCGGCACGCTGGACAATGACCGCAAAGAAGGAGCAACATCCGTAAGAGTTCGTAACAATGGTATAGTCAGTATGAAATTTGACGTGAATACCACCGGCAAAATAACCATATCAGTTAAGCATGCAGTGTATGGTACAGACGATAGTGGCAACTGGGAATTATGGGCGTCAGCCGACAGAGGCGCCTCCTATAGCAGGATTGGGCAAACCATCACTTCTTCTTCCACCGAATTACAGGTGGCAACCTTTGCCTATACTGCCAGTGGTACTGTGCGGTTTGATATCAGGAAAACGGACGGTGGCGTCAATCGAATAAATTTCGACACGTTTATAATAACAGCTGATGGCGACACCACCGGAGGTGGCGGTGGACCCGTTCCCGGTGATAATGATAATATATTGCTGGGTAATCCCTCCGATGCAGCTCCTTCCATTGTATTGATTAATAACTACCTGATGGATAAAGTTTATTTTAAACTTTCTTACAGCCGCGACAAAGGCGAACCTAACTGGGTATGCTGGCATCTGCAGGATACAGATCTTGGTGACATTTCCCGTTCAAATGATTTCAGAGCGGATGTTACTCTGCCGGATGGATGGTACCAGGTGTCGAATTCCAGCTACCGTGGCAGTGGTTTTGACAGAGGACACAATTGCCCTTCCGGCGACAGAACTGCTGACGCTACCGCTAATTCCACTACATTCCTGATGACCAATATGATACCTCAGGCGCCGAACAACAACCGTCATGTATGGGCCAATCTTGAAAATTATACCCGCAGCCTCGTCAGAGAGGGTAATGAAACGTATGTTATAATGGGCAGCTATGGTACCGGTGGCAGTGGCAGTAATGGCAGCGCCGGTAATGTTGATAACGGTCGTGTAAACGTACCCAGTAATATATGGAAAGTAATAGTGGTATTGCCGAAGGGAGATAATGACCTGGCACGTATTACCACAAGCACACGGGTGATAGCGGTAAATACACCCAATGATAATAGTGTAAGCTCCGACTGGAAATCTTATTTAACCACTATTAATGATATTGAAGCAGCCACCAGCTATCGTCTTTTATCAAATGTGCCTGCCAACATTGCCAGTGTGCTGAAAGCAAAGTTAGACAGCGGCCAGTAA
- a CDS encoding sigma-70 family RNA polymerase sigma factor, producing the protein MHTVLAIQQGKEKAFRQLYSQYHDKLYYWLLGKMKSEYWAQELVQQTFVKLWISRENLSTTINIDIQLFRIARSLMIDQLRKLANERKVLHQLPPVQESEDVVWNNYSAKVTRQTIEQIISELPETARQAFRLSRERGLTYHEIASELSISPKTVEYHISRVLSLLRKSLTVILLALFH; encoded by the coding sequence GTGCACACCGTATTGGCCATACAACAAGGCAAGGAAAAAGCCTTCCGGCAGTTATACAGCCAATACCATGACAAGCTGTACTACTGGCTGCTTGGCAAAATGAAATCTGAATATTGGGCGCAGGAACTGGTGCAGCAAACCTTTGTGAAATTATGGATATCCCGGGAGAATCTTTCAACAACAATCAACATCGATATACAGCTGTTCCGTATTGCCCGCTCCCTGATGATTGACCAGTTGCGCAAGCTGGCTAATGAAAGAAAGGTATTGCATCAGCTTCCCCCGGTGCAGGAGTCGGAAGATGTAGTATGGAATAATTACAGCGCCAAAGTTACCCGGCAAACTATAGAACAAATTATCAGTGAGCTGCCTGAAACCGCCCGGCAGGCTTTTCGCCTGAGCAGGGAACGTGGACTGACCTACCATGAAATTGCCAGCGAACTTTCCATCTCCCCAAAAACTGTAGAATACCATATTTCAAGGGTGCTAAGCCTTCTCCGCAAGTCGCTGACCGTTATTTTACTGGCGCTTTTCCACTAA
- a CDS encoding serine hydrolase → MKTEFLNPGIFNFRIRPWIIIFILLSFVLRAQGQSFEWTTASPETEGFSSQKLHAMRDTLAAHKTTSILVIRNDKIILEWYAPGWEYKQHGTASLAKALVGGMSLLVALNDERMQPDDLACKFIPEWKNDSLKARITIRELATHSSGLEDAEVTQHDLDIAKSQGIVIKNAHMDIPGWKGKFWRKDPDPFTISRDQAPVLFIPGSSEAYSNPGMAMLAYAVTASYRGTPYKDLRTLLRDKVYKPIGLKDDEWHIGYDKTYTVNGLDLVANWGGASFTPRAAARIGRLMLNKGNWNGQQLIKSGWVEQAVRYANTPVPDRREDAFTLASGLAWYTNFDGAFPNAPRDLFMGSGAGNQTLIVIPGMQLIVVRNGEDMHDEQKGEPYHYGVVNYLVNPLMAAYDTPPYPKSDLISQVLFAPASSVVRKACDSDNWPVTWGDDDSQYTAYGDGAGFDPKVDGKLSLGVAKISGGPDDFRGTNIRSATIEQVGHGRVGRKASGILMVNGVLYMWLRNVNGNGEESQLAWSEDHGVTWAYSDWKFTTSFGYPTFLNFGKNYQGAKDDFVYVYSHDERDAYKPADHMVMARVPRNKILDQRAYEFFQKLDLHGKPVWEKDLAARGPVFIHPAGCCRSSVTYDAGLKRYLWCQIDPYSKHPQGSRFQGGFGIYESTQPWGPWRTVFYTRDWDMGPGETASLPARWMSKDGKTCYLLFSGNDCFSVRKLELVVEEK, encoded by the coding sequence ATGAAGACTGAATTCCTTAATCCCGGAATCTTTAATTTTCGGATCAGACCGTGGATCATTATTTTTATCCTGCTGTCTTTTGTTCTCCGCGCGCAGGGCCAATCATTCGAATGGACTACTGCATCGCCGGAAACAGAAGGTTTCTCTTCTCAAAAACTCCACGCCATGCGGGACACGCTCGCGGCGCATAAAACCACATCGATCCTGGTGATCAGAAATGATAAAATCATCCTGGAATGGTATGCTCCGGGATGGGAATATAAGCAGCATGGAACGGCATCGCTCGCCAAAGCGTTGGTGGGTGGTATGTCTTTGCTGGTAGCACTGAATGATGAACGAATGCAGCCGGATGATCTGGCCTGTAAATTTATTCCCGAGTGGAAAAATGATTCGCTGAAGGCGAGGATCACTATCCGCGAATTAGCCACGCATAGTTCGGGCCTTGAAGATGCAGAAGTGACACAACATGATCTGGACATTGCCAAATCACAAGGCATCGTCATTAAGAATGCACATATGGATATTCCGGGCTGGAAAGGAAAATTCTGGCGAAAAGATCCTGATCCATTTACCATTTCACGTGATCAGGCTCCCGTTCTGTTTATACCTGGATCGTCTGAAGCATATTCAAATCCGGGTATGGCCATGCTGGCTTATGCTGTCACTGCCAGTTACCGGGGTACACCATATAAAGATCTGCGTACGCTGCTGCGAGATAAGGTTTATAAACCGATTGGCCTGAAGGATGATGAATGGCATATAGGCTATGACAAAACTTACACTGTGAATGGGCTTGACCTGGTTGCCAATTGGGGCGGCGCCAGTTTTACACCGCGTGCAGCCGCAAGAATAGGCAGGTTGATGTTGAATAAAGGCAATTGGAACGGACAGCAATTGATTAAATCAGGCTGGGTGGAACAGGCGGTGAGATATGCCAATACCCCCGTTCCTGATAGAAGAGAAGATGCCTTTACCCTTGCAAGCGGCCTTGCCTGGTATACCAATTTTGACGGAGCCTTCCCGAATGCACCAAGGGATCTGTTTATGGGATCAGGAGCTGGAAATCAGACATTGATCGTTATTCCCGGCATGCAGTTGATTGTGGTTCGCAATGGAGAGGACATGCATGACGAACAGAAGGGGGAACCCTATCACTATGGGGTAGTCAATTATCTGGTAAACCCGCTGATGGCCGCATACGATACACCGCCTTATCCTAAAAGTGACCTGATCAGTCAGGTGTTGTTTGCACCCGCGTCTTCCGTAGTTCGTAAAGCCTGCGACAGCGACAACTGGCCGGTGACCTGGGGCGACGACGACAGCCAGTATACGGCTTATGGCGATGGTGCCGGATTTGATCCGAAAGTGGATGGGAAGCTGAGTCTTGGTGTAGCAAAAATCTCCGGTGGCCCCGACGATTTCCGGGGAACCAATATTCGTTCCGCTACCATTGAACAGGTTGGCCATGGTCGCGTTGGCAGGAAGGCCAGCGGAATACTGATGGTAAATGGGGTCTTGTATATGTGGCTTAGAAATGTAAACGGAAACGGAGAGGAATCGCAGCTGGCCTGGTCAGAAGATCATGGTGTTACATGGGCGTATAGCGACTGGAAATTTACAACAAGCTTTGGATATCCGACATTTCTGAATTTTGGGAAAAATTATCAGGGCGCCAAAGATGATTTCGTATATGTTTATTCACATGATGAACGAGATGCCTATAAGCCGGCAGATCACATGGTGATGGCCCGTGTTCCCAGGAATAAAATTTTAGATCAGCGGGCATATGAATTTTTCCAAAAGCTGGACCTACATGGAAAACCGGTTTGGGAAAAAGACCTGGCCGCCCGTGGGCCTGTTTTTATCCATCCCGCGGGTTGTTGCAGGTCATCTGTTACTTATGACGCAGGGCTTAAACGCTATCTCTGGTGTCAGATAGATCCCTATAGCAAACATCCGCAGGGGAGCCGGTTTCAGGGAGGATTCGGCATCTATGAATCAACGCAGCCGTGGGGACCCTGGCGTACCGTATTTTATACGAGGGACTGGGATATGGGGCCTGGGGAAACAGCTTCACTACCTGCGCGATGGATGAGTAAGGATGGAAAGACCTGCTATTTGCTGTTTTCAGGTAATGATTGTTTTTCTGTTAGAAAGCTGGAATTGGTGGTGGAGGAAAAGTAG